The DNA segment GGCCGGGACCGGGCACGCCGGGCCGGGCCGCGAGCCGGCCCCACGGGCCGCCCGGGAGCCGGCCGGCCCCGGACTGACCGCCGCCGAGGTCGCGGAGCGGGTCGCCCGGGGCGAGGTCAACGACGTCCCCGTACGGTCCTCCCGCTCGGCCGCCGAGATCGTCCGCGCCAACGTCTTCACCCGCTTCAACGCGATCATCGGCGTGCTCTTCGTGATCATCCTGATCGTCGGCCCGATCCAGGACGGCCTGTTCGGCTTCGTCATCGTCGCCAACACCGGCATCGGCATCGTCCAGGAGCTGCGCGCCAAGCGGACCCTGGACAGCCTGGCGGTCATCGGCGAGGCCCGGCCGACCGTCCGGCGCGACGGGGCCGCCGCCGAGATCCCCACCTCCGCCGTGGTCCTCGACGACGTCATCGAGCTCGGGCCCGGCGACAAGGTCATCGTCGACGGCGAGGTGCTGGAGAGCGCCGGCCTGGAGGTCGACGAGTCGCTGCTGACCGGCGAGGCCGACCCGGTCCTCAAGAAGCCCGGCGACGTGGCGATGTCCGGCAGCTTCGTCGTCGCGGGCGGCGGCGCCTTCACCGCCACCAAGGTCGGCCGGCAGGCGTACGCGGCCCAGCTCGCCGAGGAGGCCAGCCGCTTCACCCTGGTCCACTCCGAGCTGCGCAGCGGCATCAGCCGGATCCTCAAGTACGTGACCTGGATGATGATCCCGACCGCGATCGGTCTCGTCCTGAGCCATCTGCTCACCCTCGGCCTGCCGGGCGACGAGGCCATCCGCCGGATGGTCGCCGGCATCGTGCCGATGATCCCCGAGGGCCTGGTGCTGCTGACCTCCGTCGCCTTCGCGATCGGCGTCGTCCGGCTCGGCCGCAAGAAGTGCCTGGTCCAGGAGCTGCCCGCGATCGAGGGGCTGGCCCGGGTCGATGTGGTGTGCCTGGACAAGACCGGCACGCTCACCGAGGGCGGGATGGACGTCAACGCCCTGCGGTCCCTCGACGGCGACCAGGCCCGGATCGCGCAGGTGCTGGGCGCGCTCGGGGCGAGCGACCCGCGGCCCAACGCCTCTCTCCGGGCGATCATCGAGGCGTATCCGGCGGACGGCGGCTGGCGCTGCGCCCGGTCCCTGCCGTTCTCCTCCGCCCGTAAATACAGCGGCGCCGCCCTCGACGGCCCGGACGGTGCGCGCAGCACCTGGCTGCTCGGCGCCCCGGACGTGCTGCTGCCGCCCGGCGACCCCCGCCTCGCGGAGACCGACGGCCTCAACGCCCAGGGCCTGCGCGTCCTGCTGCTGGCCCGCGCCGCACGGGAGCTGGACGACCCCGAGGTCGCCCGCGGCGTACGGCCCGCGGCCCTGGTCGTCCTGGAGCAGCGGCTGCGCCCGGACGCCCCCGACACCCTGCGCTACTTCGCGGAGCAGGGCGTCCGGGCCAAGGTGATCTCCGGCGACAACGCGGTGTCGGTGGGCGCGGTGGCCGGCAAGCTGGGACTGCCCGGCGCCGACGCCCCGGTGGACGCGCGCGACCTGCCCGGCGAGCGGGACGCGGGCGCGGGCGTGGTCGAACGGGCCGCGGTCTTCGGCCGGGTCACCCCGCGGCAGAAGCGCGAGATGGTCGCGGCCCTGCAGTCGCGCGGTCACACCGTCGCGATGACCGGCGACGGCGTCAACGACGTCCTCGCCCTCAAGGACGCCGACATCGGCGTCGCGATGGGCGCCGGTTCCGAGGCGACCCGCGCCGTCGCCCAGATCGTCCTGCTCGACAACAGCTTCGCGGCGCTGCCGTCGGTGGTCGCCGAGGGCCGCCGGGTCATCGGCAACATCACCCGCGTCGCCACCCTCTTCCTCACCAAGACCGTCTACTCCGTGCTGCTGGCGATCCTGGTGGCCTGCTGCCAGATCCCCTACCCGTACCTGCCGCGGCACCTGACCCTGCTGTCCACCCTGACCATCGGCATCCCCGCGTTCTTCCTCGCCCTGGCCCCCAACAGGGAGCGCGCCCGGCCGCACTTCGTCCGCCGGGTGATGCGCTACGCGGTGCCCTCCGGCCTGATCACGGGCCTGGCCGCCTTCACCACCTACCTGCTCGCCCGCGGCTACTACAGCGGCCCCGGCGCCCTGCCCGCCGAGACCAGCGCGGCCACCCTGACGCTGTTCCTCACCGCCATGTGGGTCCTGGCGATCATCGCCCGCCCCTACACCTGGTGGCGGATCGCCCTGGTCCTGGCCATGGGCGTGGCCTTCGTCGCCGTCCTCGCCACCCCTTGGCTGCAGACGTTCTTCGACCTGCGCCTGGTCGGGACGACCATGCCGTGGACGGCCGTCGCCATCGCGGTCGTGGCGGCCGTGCTCCTGGAACTCACCTGGCGCCTGGTGTCCCGGCGCTTCCCGGCCTGACCCCCGGCCGAGGGCACCGCCCCGACTCCCCTAGAGTCCGTGCCCATGACCTTCCCCCCGGCCTCCCGCGCCGTCGAGATCCTGGCGCGCTCCCACCACCACACCAGCCACTACACGAGCCACTACGGCCATTACGGCTCGCACTCCTCCGGCGTCTCCCTCGGCTCCTGGTGGATGATCCCGCTCGGCGTCGTCCTCGGCGTCGGCTGGTTCTTCGTCAAGCGACTGCGGGCCGGGTGAGCCTGCCGGGCGGCGCGGTGACACGAAGAGAACCTGCCCGGCCGATACCCCGGACGCTGCCCCCGTACTACGCTCCGGCCCCATGACATTCCACGGGGACCTGGCCCACCAGGTGCTGGCGAGCTCGCACCGCCACTACCACCACTACACCGGCAACCACTACGGCAGCACCGGCGACGGCACCCTCGACTGGTGGGTGTGGCCGCTCCTCGCGCTCTCCGCGATCGTCGTCATCTGGAGCCTGGTCAAGAGGTTCCGCTCGAACTGACCACCGCCGTCCGCGTCGTGCGGGCCTCGTACGACGCCAGGTCCGCCGGGTCCTGGGTCGCGAGCGCCAGATATCCGTCGGGCCGTACGAGAAAGAGTCCCCGGTCCCCGTACGCCTTGTGTGCGTGCCCGTCCACGTCGATGACGTCGGCCTGCTCGCCGGGGCGGCCGACCCGGACCAGCCGGTAGCGCTCGGAGGCCGGGGCGCCGGTCCCGCCGAAGGCGAGGAGCGTGGCGTGCGGGCCGCGGAAGAGGTCGAAGAGACGGACGGGCCCGCAGGGGGCGTCGGGGGCGCGGTCTCCGGCGCGCAGTGCGTCGTCGGCCAGGCCCTCGCGGCACTCGCGGGTCAGAGGGCTCGCGCGGTAGCCGAGGCCCAGTTGGAGGGTCTCGGCGCCGCGTCGGGAGAAGCCGCGGTCGGTGTCCACCCGGTCCCGCTCGAAGACCTGGGTGGTGAGGGCCAGCACCTGCCGCGCGACCGGCCGCCGCTCGGCCTCGTAGGTGTCGAGGAGCGCGTCGGGGGCACCGCGCAGCGCGGCGCCGAGCTTCCAGCCGAGGTTGTACGCGTCCTGGATGCTGGTGTTGAGGCCCTGGCCGCCCGTAGGGGAGTGGATGTGCGCGGCATCGCCCGCGAGCAGGACGCGGCCGACGCGGAAACGGTCGGCGGCCCCGGCCTTGATGCGCAGCACCGAGGACCACCGCACCTCGTGCACCCGCACGTCCTCGTGGCCGGTGCGCTCCACGAGCAGCTGCCGGACGGCCTCGGGCGTGGCGTCGGGCGTGAAGTCCGGGCCCGCGCCGCCGAAGTGGGCGAGCAGCTGGAAGAGGTCCGCCCCTTCGAGCGGGCGGAGCGCGACGCGCCCGCCCGGCGCGGTGGGCCACACGTGCCAGTGCGCGCGGTCGAATCCGTCCACGCGAACGTCCGCGATCAGCGTCGGGTCGGTGACGATATCGGTGACGGGGAAGCCCACCCCGAGGGCCTTGCGGACCGTGCTGCGTCCGCCGTCGGCCGCGACCAGATAGCCGGCCCGTACGGCCGACCCGGTGCCGTCCGGCCCGCGCAGCCGCGCCGTCACCCCGTCCGCGTCCTGCGCGAAGCCGGTCAGCTCGCAGCCGAACTCGACGCTGCCGCCCAGCTCTTCGAGGCGCGCCCGGAGGATCTCGACGGTGCGCCACTGCGGGAGCATCCACATCTCGCCGTACGGGACGTGGGGCGAGGGCTCGGAGGGCTCGACCGTGTCCCACTCGGCGACACGGGTGGTGCCGTCCCAGCTCTGGAGGCGCTGGACGGGGCCGCCTGCCGCGCGTATCGCGTCGATGACGCCCAGGTCGTCGAAGACCTCCAGGCTGCGCGGCTGGAGGCCGGAGCCGCGTGAGCCGGGAAAGCCGCGGCTCTCCCTCTCCACGACGCGGCAGGCGATCCCGCGCCGGGCGAGGTCGCAGGCGAGCACGAGGCCGGTGGGCCCGGCTCCGGCGATCAGAACGTCCGTGGTGGCGATTGCGGGCAGGCTCATCACAGGTTCCTTGACGTCGTCAGGCCGCCCCCCGGCACAGGAGGGGCGGCACGCCTCGCAGCGAGGCGTGCCGGTACGTCATATACGAGGCGCCCGAGGGGCACGAAACGCACCGGAACGGAACCCCCGGTGCCCCTGGGCAGCGCCCTTGCCGCCCGCCGTCAGTCGAACCAGCGCGCCCGCGCCAGCTCGTCCCCCCGTTCCGGGTCCTCCAGGAGGGCGGCGAGTTCGAAGCGGCGGGGCCACTGGCGGGCGGACCAGGCGAGGCCCGCGGCCACGCCCTCCAGGGTCGCGGCGTGCACGGTGCCGTCCGGGGTCCGGCGCCAGTCCAGTTCGGCGGGGCCGCCGGGGCCGTCGACGAGGAGTTCCTCGTGCTCGACGTACGCCTCGGGGGTGGCGGCGCCGAGCAGGACGCGGACGGCCTCGGGCACCTCGTGGCGTACGCCCTCGGAGCGGACCTCGGCGCCGATCTCCTCGCTCAGGCGCGGGACCTGCAGCAGCTCCGCCAGTTCGGCGGCGCGGGCCGGGCGCACCGGCAGCAGCGCGCGGCCGGACGCCAGCGGCACCAGGTCCGGGGCGTCGGCGACCACCGCGTCGGCCGCGTCCACCACCCGGACCTCCTCGTCGCGCACGACCCGCAGTTCGTCGGGCAGCGTCACCTGGTCGGGGTCGAGGTCGGCCAGCAGGCCGTAGACCGCGTGGAGTTGTGCGGCCCCCACCGGCAGTCCGGGGTCGGCGAGCCGGGACAGCAGCTCCGCGGCGCCGCCCGGCTCGTCCAGGAGCGCGGCGACGGACGTGCGGACGCCGAGCGCGCGCAGCACCTGCGCGTCGACCTCGCCCGCGTCCGCGGACTCGTACAGCCCGGCCAGCAGCGGATCGCCGCCCGCCGAGCGCAGGCCGGCGGGCCGGCGGCCGTCGAGCACCGGGT comes from the Streptomyces angustmyceticus genome and includes:
- a CDS encoding HAD-IC family P-type ATPase, with the translated sequence MTERARAGTGHAGPGREPAPRAAREPAGPGLTAAEVAERVARGEVNDVPVRSSRSAAEIVRANVFTRFNAIIGVLFVIILIVGPIQDGLFGFVIVANTGIGIVQELRAKRTLDSLAVIGEARPTVRRDGAAAEIPTSAVVLDDVIELGPGDKVIVDGEVLESAGLEVDESLLTGEADPVLKKPGDVAMSGSFVVAGGGAFTATKVGRQAYAAQLAEEASRFTLVHSELRSGISRILKYVTWMMIPTAIGLVLSHLLTLGLPGDEAIRRMVAGIVPMIPEGLVLLTSVAFAIGVVRLGRKKCLVQELPAIEGLARVDVVCLDKTGTLTEGGMDVNALRSLDGDQARIAQVLGALGASDPRPNASLRAIIEAYPADGGWRCARSLPFSSARKYSGAALDGPDGARSTWLLGAPDVLLPPGDPRLAETDGLNAQGLRVLLLARAARELDDPEVARGVRPAALVVLEQRLRPDAPDTLRYFAEQGVRAKVISGDNAVSVGAVAGKLGLPGADAPVDARDLPGERDAGAGVVERAAVFGRVTPRQKREMVAALQSRGHTVAMTGDGVNDVLALKDADIGVAMGAGSEATRAVAQIVLLDNSFAALPSVVAEGRRVIGNITRVATLFLTKTVYSVLLAILVACCQIPYPYLPRHLTLLSTLTIGIPAFFLALAPNRERARPHFVRRVMRYAVPSGLITGLAAFTTYLLARGYYSGPGALPAETSAATLTLFLTAMWVLAIIARPYTWWRIALVLAMGVAFVAVLATPWLQTFFDLRLVGTTMPWTAVAIAVVAAVLLELTWRLVSRRFPA
- a CDS encoding FAD-dependent monooxygenase; translation: MSLPAIATTDVLIAGAGPTGLVLACDLARRGIACRVVERESRGFPGSRGSGLQPRSLEVFDDLGVIDAIRAAGGPVQRLQSWDGTTRVAEWDTVEPSEPSPHVPYGEMWMLPQWRTVEILRARLEELGGSVEFGCELTGFAQDADGVTARLRGPDGTGSAVRAGYLVAADGGRSTVRKALGVGFPVTDIVTDPTLIADVRVDGFDRAHWHVWPTAPGGRVALRPLEGADLFQLLAHFGGAGPDFTPDATPEAVRQLLVERTGHEDVRVHEVRWSSVLRIKAGAADRFRVGRVLLAGDAAHIHSPTGGQGLNTSIQDAYNLGWKLGAALRGAPDALLDTYEAERRPVARQVLALTTQVFERDRVDTDRGFSRRGAETLQLGLGYRASPLTRECREGLADDALRAGDRAPDAPCGPVRLFDLFRGPHATLLAFGGTGAPASERYRLVRVGRPGEQADVIDVDGHAHKAYGDRGLFLVRPDGYLALATQDPADLASYEARTTRTAVVSSSGTS